GATCTCGCCCCCGGATTTGTCGTGGACGTCCGCGATGATGCGCTCGATACGCGCCGCCCGCTCGGCGCCAATGACGCCCGCGAAGTCGTTCACGTAGCCGCGTGGCGCCGGGATCTGGGGATCCTGCAGCAGCAGCGCAGTCGACAACAGGGCGGCGTGCACCGCCAGGAACATCGGGTATCTCCGGTGGGGAATAGCGCCGACCGACGGCGCTTCAGTGCCATACGTAACGCGGCAGGAGAAAGTTACGTGCCCACGCAGGCGGATGGGACAGTGGCGCGGAGGCCTCCGCAACTATAAAGGGGGCACCAGACCGGCGCCCCGCTCCCGTTCCTGCACTCGTCCCCCGTCCCTTTGCCCCCAATCCCGTCCCCGTTCCCCCTCTAAGGATGAATCTGATCCCCATTCATCCGCGTGTAGATGACGATTGCCCCCCACGGTGCCTTGTCGCCGTACTGCATCAGCGACTGCGACGCGGTGAGCACCGCCATGAAGTAGGTGTCACGCGGGTTCAACACGGGAAGCGGGCCGAGCACCTGACCGTCCACCACCCAGACCATGCAGCGGTCGTTGCGGCGATCGCCCGCCACGTAGCGCGCCGAGCGCACACAGTCGGTGTGCCGCGTCGGAATCACCAGGCTGTTGGCGCCCGACCAGCGCAGCAGGTCGTACACGTTGTTCACCATCTCCCGGTGCTTGGCCACTTCCGCCGGCGAGAATACCAGCCAGCCGCGTCGCACCGCCTCCTGATACTTCACTTCGTTGTACGAAGGCAGCCCCGTGATGCGCACGGTGTCGCCCATCACGGGCGTTTCCGGCATGGTGAGCTCGTACTCCACCGTGTCGTGCGGGGCCAGCGTAAACTCCTGCGTCGTGGACGGCTCGATGCCGATGCGGCGCACCGTGAGCGTGAACGGCGCGTTCCCGGCGTCCACTCGCAACGTGAAGCTCCCGGCATCGCTGGCAATCGTCTCGCCAAGCACGCGTCCGTTGCGGTCCATCGCCGTCACCCGGGCGCGCTCGATGGCGCGCGACGTCACCTGTGAACGCAAGACCCCCCGGATGACCTGGCCGTGCGCGGGCGTCACCAGCAGCAACGCTGCGGCGGCACCGAGACACGTGATCAGCCGGGGGGACTTGTTCACGGAAGGCTCCGGGATGTTGGACACGACCGCTGGCGGAACGCCAGCGGTCGTGTCGTCCTGCCAATCCGAAATCTACTGCCTTACGGCGAGGTCGTACGCGGCGGCTGCTTGTCCACCACGTAGACGACGCTGGGCGCCGCCGCCGTGGCGGCCATGGAGCCGCTGACCGACGCCGGGAAGACCATCGCGGTCATCACGGTGCCCGCCACAGTGGCGCCACCGATCGGGTCAGTCGAGGTCGTTCCGGCCGTGCCCGCCGGCGCCGCGCCGCTCGCCAGGATGGTCGTCGCGTCGCCGGCCTTCGTCGTGCGAATCGCAAACGCACCCGGTGCCGCAGTGATGTAACCCGAAAACTTCTGTTCGCCCACCGCCGCGATGGACGGCGCGCCGGTGATCGCATCACCG
This region of Gemmatimonadaceae bacterium genomic DNA includes:
- a CDS encoding carboxypeptidase-like regulatory domain-containing protein; its protein translation is MNKSPRLITCLGAAAALLLVTPAHGQVIRGVLRSQVTSRAIERARVTAMDRNGRVLGETIASDAGSFTLRVDAGNAPFTLTVRRIGIEPSTTQEFTLAPHDTVEYELTMPETPVMGDTVRITGLPSYNEVKYQEAVRRGWLVFSPAEVAKHREMVNNVYDLLRWSGANSLVIPTRHTDCVRSARYVAGDRRNDRCMVWVVDGQVLGPLPVLNPRDTYFMAVLTASQSLMQYGDKAPWGAIVIYTRMNGDQIHP